In the genome of Desulfurellaceae bacterium, the window CCCTCGTCCATCACAATGGCGTTGTCGGGCTGGAGGGCTGCCACCGCCTGACACATATGTCGTGGCGTCAGGGGACCGCCCGGCGGCGCTGGACGGTCGGGAGTGGGTGCCTGGCGTTCGGGTGGCGCGTCGAGCGCCTCGGCCAGGGCGATCACCGCGGCTGCCGGGTCGGCCTCGGCGCCACAGACTTCAAGCAGCTCGGCGTCTTCGGCGTACAGCCCGCTGCGGTTGTCGGGATAGCCGAAAAAGGCGACGGGTTTGGCGGCGCCGGCCAGCACCAGGGTCTTATACGGCTCCAGGACCTGGCGGGCCGGCTCCGGGGCGTAGGGAATCTTGTCCGGACACATCAGGCCGCGCCCCCGGTCCTGGACCGGCGGAAAGGTCGGGGCCAGGACCTTGCAGCCGGTGGCTTGGGCGATCCGGTCGGCCGCCCGTAAGCCTGCGGCCCGCAGCGCGCTGCCGCCCAGTACCAGCGCCGCCCCGGGCCGACTCAGCGCCCGCGCCGCGCGTTCCACCGCCTCGGGCTGGGACGGAGCGGGCTGCGAGAGTACCGGTTGGGGGAGGGGCTGGCTGACCTTTGCCCACTGCATATCGCCGGGCAGGATCAGGGTGCCCGGACCGCTCGGCCGCTGGGTGGCTCTGGCAATCACCTCAGCCATGTCGGCGGCAGCCTCCTCTACCCTGGTCGGCGTTTTGACAAAATGGGCCATGGGCTGGGCCAGGGTTGCGATGTCGGAGGTCAGCGGCGCGTCTGCGGCGATGTGCCACGTGGCGTGTTCTCCAACGACTGACACGACGGGTGAGTTGGCTTTGCGGGCGTTGTGCAGATTGGCCAGGCCGTTGGCCAGGCCGGGACCGAGGTGGAGGAGGGCCAGGGCTGGCCGGCCGGTGATCCGGGTGTAGCCGTCCGCCGCGCCCGTACATACTCCCTCGAAGACGGACAGGACGGAACGGATCTGGGGGCAGCGATCGAGCGCTTCGACCAGGTAGAGTTCGGTCGTCCCCGGATTGGCAAAGCAGACATCGATGCCGGCTGCGGCCGCGGTTCGAATGACCGCCTCAGCTCCTGTCATTGCGGTGTTCGGTGGTGTCCCCGTGTGTTCGGTCGCCATAGCAACTCCTCCTCTCCCGAGAACATGCTGGACAGCGGTCGGGGAGTCAAGCTTTGCGGCGGGCCGCACGCCTGGACACGCGGGTTGAATTTTGGCGTCGTGCCTCGTACCTTTCGTCTGTATGCATCTGGAACTCTTCAAAGTCTTCTGTGACGTGGTCGAGACGGGCAGTTTTTCCCAGGCGGCGTCCAAGAATCTGCTGACCCAGTCTGCGGTCAGCCAGCAGATCCGCAGTCTCGAAGCCCACTACAACCGGCAGCTGGTCGAGCGTTCTCGGGGACGCATCCGACTCACCCAGGCCGGGGAAGCCCTGTACCAGGTCGGGAAGCAGATCTCCCAAAAATATCGCCAGATCGAAGAGGAGCTGCAGGCCCTGTCGCACACGGTGGCCGGGAGCGTACGGGTCAACACGGTCTACAGTGTCGGGCTGTACGAGCTGTCCGCTCCGCTCAAGCACTACCTCCAGACTTTTCCCGAGGTCGAGGTCCACCTCGAGTACACCCGGGTCAACAAGATCTACGAAGACGTGAGCCGTGGGGATATTGACCTGGGCATCGTGGCCTACCCCAGCAAACGCTCCCAGATTGTGGTGACGCCGTTTCGTGAGGATCGGCTGGTCCTGGTGTGTGCCCCGCAGCACCCGTTTGCCGCCCTCAGCAGCCTGCCGATGAAAAGCCTGGACCGGGAGAAGTTCGTCGGTTTTGAGCGCGATATTCCGACCCGCCGGGCGCTGGACCGGATTTTTCGTCAGCACCATGTCCGGGTGCAGTACACCACGGAGGTGGACAATATCGAAACCGTCAAACGGATCGTCGAACTCGGCTCAAGCCTGGCCATTGTCCCTGAGCCGAGTATTGTGCAGGAGGTCCAAAACAACACTCTGAAGGTGATTCCCTTTGCCGACGAGGTGGTGATGCGACCGCTGGGGATCATCTCCAAGCGGGGCCGTCGTTTCACCCCCGCAGTACAGGAGTTCGTGCGCTTCCTGCGGGGCGTGTCGAGTTAGCCATGAGTCTCGCGTTTGCCCGCGGTGTCGCGCCGGTGGGCTCGACTTCAGCCGGCTTGTCTCTTATTATACTAACAATATGTGTTTATATGCCTGTGCTCGTGTGGTGCGGCTGGCTCTGCCCCGAGGAATCGCCGCTATGTCTGCATCCGAGGGCGGCAGATGCAAAATGCCAGCTCATGAGGAAGGCAAACCCCGAATGAGGGCCGGCGGGCCGTTGACGAGGACTCGCGGAAGCCGGTCCACGACGCAGGACCGCCCGTTGGAGAGCAGGACTGTGGACATCATCGGATTCTCCTGGCAGGAAAATCCTGATTCAGCTTCCCCTGTGATGACATGCGAGACGCACGGCTCGTTATGAACTGAGCCCGGCGACGGATCGTGGCCGGGACGCGACGGTTTCTGGAAGCGGACTAGGTCGCCCCAGTCCGGTCGGTCATCCAGGTTCGGGAACCGTGACAGCCTGTTCTGACGGCTCCGTCGCTGCACCCAGGAACGCCTGTCGGGCTAGACAGGCTTGGGAAATTTTGGCATTTTACCCCCTATTCTCATGCTGGACGAAGGGTCAGGCTCTGGAGCATACGCTATGGCACGAAAGAAAATTGCACTGATCGGCGCGGGCAATATCGGGGGCACTCTGGCCCACCTGTGTGCCCTCAAGGGACTCGGCGATGTGGTTCTGTACGATGTGATTGACGGCCTGCCCCAGGGCAAGGCCCTT includes:
- a CDS encoding acetolactate synthase large subunit codes for the protein MATEHTGTPPNTAMTGAEAVIRTAAAAGIDVCFANPGTTELYLVEALDRCPQIRSVLSVFEGVCTGAADGYTRITGRPALALLHLGPGLANGLANLHNARKANSPVVSVVGEHATWHIAADAPLTSDIATLAQPMAHFVKTPTRVEEAAADMAEVIARATQRPSGPGTLILPGDMQWAKVSQPLPQPVLSQPAPSQPEAVERAARALSRPGAALVLGGSALRAAGLRAADRIAQATGCKVLAPTFPPVQDRGRGLMCPDKIPYAPEPARQVLEPYKTLVLAGAAKPVAFFGYPDNRSGLYAEDAELLEVCGAEADPAAAVIALAEALDAPPERQAPTPDRPAPPGGPLTPRHMCQAVAALQPDNAIVMDEGATAGFGYYPMAAGAPPFTYMALTGGSIGQGLPCAAGAAAAAPDRPVVCLEGDGSSLYTIQALWTMAREKHNVTAVICKNRAYSILRWELERAKITPGEASLSLTGLDSPVFDFVKLAEGFGVEARAVWTAEELNDALGYGFGSPGPMLIEANLE
- a CDS encoding LysR family transcriptional regulator yields the protein MHLELFKVFCDVVETGSFSQAASKNLLTQSAVSQQIRSLEAHYNRQLVERSRGRIRLTQAGEALYQVGKQISQKYRQIEEELQALSHTVAGSVRVNTVYSVGLYELSAPLKHYLQTFPEVEVHLEYTRVNKIYEDVSRGDIDLGIVAYPSKRSQIVVTPFREDRLVLVCAPQHPFAALSSLPMKSLDREKFVGFERDIPTRRALDRIFRQHHVRVQYTTEVDNIETVKRIVELGSSLAIVPEPSIVQEVQNNTLKVIPFADEVVMRPLGIISKRGRRFTPAVQEFVRFLRGVSS